In one window of Drosophila mauritiana strain mau12 chromosome X, ASM438214v1, whole genome shotgun sequence DNA:
- the LOC117146507 gene encoding uncharacterized protein LOC117146507 has product MEDSKPAICPLPDCQTVVEHTHLLRHMISKHLDPRAQTLPFQLRLREVSTGQRTLLMLPYRQLILDHDQCLAVLNWSSESLTRSDLTAPQLDLPPCHQGLTNHLPILVMVCRTTWKSLLKQIDEKDVQETRDVSAEWGVVYLFWLLSPFTRRPIYANLALQNGPLQSVFRRNRRRIRNFASRMPIRQFINGLDPYFVSLNEDQLDELCGGNGGGNQYSVYLEVIIEGLNLTL; this is encoded by the coding sequence atggAGGACAGCAAGCCGGCCATTTGCCCGTTACCCGATTGTCAGACCGTGGTGGAGCACACCCACTTGCTGCGCCACATGATCTCCAAACATTTGGATCCGCGGGCGCAAACTTTGCCCTTTCAGCTGCGCCTGCGCGAAGTGTCGACAGGTCAGCGCACCCTGCTGATGCTCCCCTATCGCCAGCTGATCCTGGACCACGATCAATGCTTGGCCGTGCTGAACTGGAGCTCCGAGTCCCTTACTCGGAGCGACCTTACGGCACCGCAGTTGGACCTGCCGCCCTGCCACCAAGGATTGACCAATCACCTGCCCATTTTGGTAATGGTCTGCAGGACCACATGGAAGTCCCTCTTGAAGCAGATCGATGAAAAGGACGTGCAAGAAACCAGGGACGTATCCGCAGAATGGGGCGTTGTCTATCTGTTTTGGCTCCTTTCACCATTTACGCGGCGTCCCATTTATGCAAATCTAGCCCTACAGAATGGCCCGTTGCAGAGCGTCTTCCGGCGGAATCGCCGGCGTATCCGCAACTTTGCCAGCCGGATGCCCATTAGACAGTTCATAAACGGGCTAGATCCATACTTTGTCAGCCTCAACGAGGATCAGCTCGACGAGCTGTGCGGTGGCAATGGCGGAGGCAACCAGTACTCCGTCTACTTGGAGGTTATAATCGAGGGACTTAACTTAACCCTATAA